GAAAAGCAGTTTTCCCCAACGGGCATGTCCTGGCCGCGATTCGACAAATCGGAAATGAGCGACTTGCTGGCGTACGTGCGCGAAGTCTCGACATCGCCCCGCACGGAATTCCGATTGCTGCCCGCCGATCCTGTGCGTGGCTGGCAACTCTTCAAGACCAAATCCTGCATTGAATGCCACGCGGTGCAGGGCCAGGGCGGACATGTCGGTCCTGACCTCGGTGTCGGACGGCAGGCGCCGATGACGATGGTGGAATTCGCGGGAGCGATGTGGAACCACTCTCCGCAGATGTACCGTGAAATGAACAGCCGTGGCATTCAGCGGCCGACGTTCAACGGGCAAGAGATGGCGGACCTGATGGCGTTCTTCAACAGCCTCCGCTACTTCGAACCGAATGGTTCGACGGAGGCGGGACGCGGGGTTTTCGCCGCGCGCGGCTGCAGCCGATGTCATGGAGCGAACGGACAGGGAACTTCGCTTGGACCAGGGCTGCGCGGCCAGCGAGTGAACTCGGTTTCGCTGGCGACGGCGCTGTGGCGGCACGGGCCGGAAATGTACCGGCGAACTCAGAGCCTCGGAATCGCGTGGCCCAAGTTGAATGAAAACGATCTCGGCGACCTGTTCGCGTTTCTGAATTCGCCTGCCGAGGAGGGCCGCCGGTGAAGCTGCTGGGTTCGCTATCGCTGCTGAGCCATATCCCGTACGCAGCGGGAGGCTTTGTCCTGTTCTTCGTCCTGGGTGGAGCGGGCTTCGTTGGTTTACAACACGCGGCGACGCGCAAACAGCCGATCGCGTTTAACCACGCCAAGCACGTCAGCAACGGCGTGGCCTGCGCGGACTGCCACGCCGGTGTGCAAACGCAGGCGAAGGCGACTCTCCCATCGGTTGACGTTTGCATCGGTTGCCACCAGGTAGCACTGACCTCCAGCGCGGAGGAAGAACGGATTCGTACCGTCGCGGCGGCCGGCCAGGAGTTGAACTGGGTGCCGTTGACGCAAACGGCTCCGTACGTTTTCTTCTCTCACCGCCGACATGTCGCGGTAGCACACCTGCCGTGCGCCGAATGTCACGGCCCCATGGAACAAGCAACCAGGCCGCCGGAGCGCCCGTTTCGCGTCTTCAATATGGCGGCCTGTATCAGTTGTCACCAGCAGAATCGAGTTAATGCGGACTGCAATGATTGCCATCGTTAAAGGCCGATCGTCGTGTGTGTTCCTGCTTGCCG
This genomic stretch from Terriglobia bacterium harbors:
- a CDS encoding c-type cytochrome, giving the protein MTINLRRRPAVWLAAAVIALALLASVVAWQREHVPQRSVSFLSGDPVAGGMLFQSKRCSHCHAINGSGGKLAPDLGSGRNTSRANLGQLVTTMWNHAPEMWKRMQQENLRASPMTQSEVSDLFAYLYLARYMDEPGDALKGRRLFETKGCIRCHAIRGEGGRVGPDLASITGVDTPIQWTQTLWNHAPSMEKQFSPTGMSWPRFDKSEMSDLLAYVREVSTSPRTEFRLLPADPVRGWQLFKTKSCIECHAVQGQGGHVGPDLGVGRQAPMTMVEFAGAMWNHSPQMYREMNSRGIQRPTFNGQEMADLMAFFNSLRYFEPNGSTEAGRGVFAARGCSRCHGANGQGTSLGPGLRGQRVNSVSLATALWRHGPEMYRRTQSLGIAWPKLNENDLGDLFAFLNSPAEEGRR
- a CDS encoding cytochrome c family protein; its protein translation is MKLLGSLSLLSHIPYAAGGFVLFFVLGGAGFVGLQHAATRKQPIAFNHAKHVSNGVACADCHAGVQTQAKATLPSVDVCIGCHQVALTSSAEEERIRTVAAAGQELNWVPLTQTAPYVFFSHRRHVAVAHLPCAECHGPMEQATRPPERPFRVFNMAACISCHQQNRVNADCNDCHR